A single Rhopalosiphum padi isolate XX-2018 chromosome 4, ASM2088224v1, whole genome shotgun sequence DNA region contains:
- the LOC132929886 gene encoding conserved oligomeric Golgi complex subunit 3 produces MANNKPGRISDKLVRWEAEKNPLAPLSQSQINAYLSLSEHIGDSDFMSLEIEDHDIDKSDINEDPQILNRNIESAEDFHKFYQEISQKWMSADIKPCLQLANELRSQLDEWNLMLSKMDECMELIGMLEEKYSEVSKKTNSLYLAGEELHTDQTSLSNICQEINERLSIFNAADSIHSKLDSPSFIVTSEMFANMMMSIDTGIKYLNSHMSYKESNKYLALYINARYKALSLVQTYITQCLQTGTESLDTTEFIAHYGKFQAIATKVRPVIELLENRIDLDPVYSAALEDCVLAYVTRRKALLGSSISNTLSNYTSSGSDYCSTLRSSCKILIQLTHDENRLYQCFFTNKSPVFREYLETVCMHLYDMLRPLVIHMKHFETLVELCTILRIEILQDYVSEDASLEVFGSVAELLLQDTQERLVFRANLYFVTDISEYKPSPGDIAYPEKLKQMEAIAEEMQYRQLTRYDSTGSLVSSVSEAPSVMSKQSIGGWTSAADLHGMWYPPVRRTLMCLSRLYRCVDKTIFQSLSHEAVALCLKNIHQAALLISQKKTPTDGSLFEIKHLLIIREQIAPFQVDFTIKELNLDFSKMKNAAWGLIQKHDKMFALNSSNSIIEFLLEGTPVVLENSVDSRRLVDQTLKESCQTFINHSSNSLISPLSMFLDEVQKYIKWCNMQGFLAIVKQQEFAQPKAIQEKVQESLAKIKKDLPLLHQSMALYLANGDTQFVLYRPIKNNILHMFMKIQQFLTTNSYTKEEQQLIACPTSEQMSMLLSTSSLASTKSNSRKTSAVSIDEDPAETNENSL; encoded by the exons ATGGCAAACAATAAGCCGGGACGAATATCTGATAAACTAGTTCGGTGGGAAGCCGAAAAGAACCCATTGGCACCTTTAAGTCAGTCTCAAATCAATGCATATCTGAGTTTGTCTGAACACATAGGTGATAGTGATTTTATG tctttaGAAATCGAAGACCATGACATAGATAAATCAGATATAAATGAAGATccacaaattttaaatagaaacatTGAATCTGCCGAGGAT TTTCATAAATTCTATCAAGAGATTTCTCAAAAATGGATGTCCGCGGATATAAAACCATGTTTACAGCTTGCAAATGAACTAAGAAGTCAGCTGGACGAGTGGAATTTAATGTTATCTAAG atggaCGAGTGTATGGAGCTTATTGGTATGTTGGAAGAAAAATACAGTGAGGTTTCAAAGAAAACAAACTCTTTATACTTAGCTGGAGAAGAACTACACACTGATcag aCAAGTCTGAGTAACATTTGTCAAGAAATTAACGAACGTTTGTCCATCTTCAATGCTGCTGACTCTATACACTCAAAATTGGATTCACCTTCATTCATTGTCACCAGTGAAATGTTTGCTAACATGATGATGTCCATTGATActggaattaaatatttaaattctcat ATGTCGTATAAGGAGAGCAATAAATATCTTGCTCTGTATATAAACGCCAGGTACAAGGCTCTATCGCTTGTTCAAACTTATATAACTCAGTGTCTTCAGACAGGAACAGAGAGTTTAGATACAACTGAATTCATAGCACACTATGGGAAGTTTCAAGCAATTGCAACAAAAGTACGGCCAGTAATAGAATTATTGGAAAACCGTATAGATTTGGATCCAGT ATATTCTGCAGCATTGGAAGACTGTGTACTGGCTTATGTGACACGACGAAAAGCTCTTCTTGGTTCGTCCATAAGTAATACACTGTCCAATTACACATCAAGCGGAAGTGATTATTGTTCAACATTACGTTCATCGTGTAAAATACTCATACAATTGACTCATGACGAAAATCGATTGTATCAATGTTTCTTTACAAATAAATCTCCAGTATTCag agaaTATCTTGAAACAGTCTGTATGCATTTGTATGATATGTTAAGGCCATTAGTTATTCACATGAAACATTTTGAAACATTAGTAGAACTTTGTACAATCCTAAGGATAGAAATATTACAAGACTATGTTTCTGAAGATg CTTCACTTGAGGTTTTTGGATCTGTAGCAGAGTTACTATTACAAGATACACAAGAGCGTTTAGTATTTCGAGCGAATTTATACTTTGTCACGGACATTTCTGAATACAAGCCATCACCTGGTGATATAGCGTAtccagaaaaattaaaacaaatggaAGCAATTGCTGAAGAAATGCAATATCGACAGTTGACTAGATACGACTCGACTGGAAGTTTAGTGTCATCTGTATCTGAAGCGCCATCAGTTATGTCAAAACAGTCTATTG gtggatGGACTTCTGCTGCAGATCTTCATGGAATGTGGTATCCGCCTGTGAGGCGTACATTGATGTGTTTATCACGTTTGTATAGATGTGTTGATAAAACCATTTTTCAAAGTCTTTCTCATGAGGCAGTTGCATTGTGTTTGAAAAACATACATCAAGCTGCTCTGTTGATTTctcaaaaaaaa acaCCAACAGACGGATCTTTGTTTGAgataaaacatttattgataATCAGAGAACAAATAGCACCGTTTCAAGTAGATTTTACTATTAAAGAATTGAACTTGGATTTtagtaaaatgaaaaatgccg CTTGGggtttaattcaaaaacatgaCAAAATGTTTGCTTTAAACTCAAGTAACTCAATTATTGAGTTTTTACTGGAAGGAACACCAGTTGTATTAGAGAACTCTGTGGATTCGAGACGTTTAGTTGATCAAACATTGAAAGAGTCTTGTCAAACATTCATCAATCATTCATCTAACTCATTAATATCACCACTGTCTATGTTTCTGGACGAA gttcaaaaatatattaaatggtgTAATATGCAAGGATTCTTGGCTATTGTTAAACAGCAAGAATTTGCCCAACCCAAAGCTATTCAAGAAAAGGTACAAGAATCATTGGCAAAAATCAAAAAAGACTTACCATTACTCCATCAGAGTATGGCATTGTACTTGGCCAATGGAGACACACAGTTTGTCTTGTATAGGCCTATAAaa aataatattttgcatatgtttatgaaaattcaacaatttttaactacaaacaGTTACACTAAAGAAGAACAACAATTAATTGCATGTCCTACGTCTGAACAGATGTCTATGTTGTTATCCACTTCATCTTTGGCATCTACTAAGTC GAACTCGAGAAAAACAAGTGCTGTATCCATTGATGAGGATCCTGCTGAAACCAATGAAAACTCTTTGTAG